GGTCCTGCTTTTCCTCGGTTTTGTGTTTGCCAAGTTGATGGCCAAGGCGGTGACCGCGGCATTTGCCAAGCTCGGGGTTGATAATTTACTGGAGCGCTCCGGTGTCACGGGTGTGCTCCAGCGTGCGGGCATCAAGGCAGCTCCGGGTGCTTTCCTGGCGAAGCTGCTGTTCTGGGTGACCATGCTCTTTGTGATCAAGATCGCGGCGCAAGAGGCATCGATCAAGGATATCTCGGACATCGTCATCAGCATCATCGCATTCATGCCAAACGCGATCACCGCCGCGCTGATCATGCTGGTAGGCTTTGTCGTCGCCGACATCATCAAGAACACCGTTTTCAACGCACTGGACGCAGCCGGGCTCGAATACGCCCGGACACTTTCCAAGATCATCTTCGGCTTTATTTTCATCCTCGTGCTGACGGTGGCCCTGGCCAAGATCAACATCCAGACCGAGTTGCTGAATGCCACGGTGAAGATCATCCTCGCCGCACTCGGCCTCGCCCTGGCGCTGGCTCTCGGACTGGGCCTCAAAGGCATGGCCCACAGCATCGTCTCCGGTGTCTACTCGCGCGATATTTACAAGGTCGGCACTGAGATTGAGTTCGATGGCGAAAACATGACCGTATCCGGAGTCGGACCGGTGACCACCAAGCTCAGGCGCGCCGACGGCGGCTTCGTCATCGTCCCCAACGAAAAGCTGATCACCGAGCCTGTCCGGGGCCGTAGTGCATCCTAGATACCGGGGCCGAACGCTACGCAATAGTACGTAAAAATCTGGGGTGGAAACAGGTTTTCCGCCCCTTTTTTATTTTTTGACTCTTTTCTGTGACCCTGGGCAATTCCCGTGAATCTATTAGGGTGTTCCTTCGGGAACGTGCGTTGTTGTTCCTCCTCCCCCCAGAGGAGGGCACGGGCGGGAGTCGGAGCGATCCGGCTCCCGTCTACTGTTTTCAAGGGGTAGGTGAGAACCATCAGGCCCGGCTATTCGGTGATGGGGTTGCTTATCCTGGGAGCGCGTGGTAGCCGTGGGGGGGCAGGTGGAGAGGGGAGTTTGCAACCGGTCACTCCCCCTGTGTCCTCCATCAGATCGACATATATTTCACGCTCAATTCCGTGGCTGCGCAACAGGTTGATCAGATCAATGTAGCGTTGATACGGCGCCTCCCCATCGATCCATACCTGGAACACGGGCTCTTGTGCACCTGCACGGGCGACAGCTTGATAGGCTTGGATCCGCTGCCTTAAGCCGGGTAATTCATGCGACTCGGGAGTTGCGTTGATCAGTTCCTGTCCCGGACCGCTATGCACATAAACCCAACCATGTCGATCCACCTTGATCAACATGGATGCGATGACGGGCAGACCGCATCCGTAACCCATGGAGATTTGCGTATCGAAAGCCAGCGCATACTCCAAGGCGTCCGGGTGCATCGGGTGTTGCCTGACGGCAAAAAGAAATACATCGATCCCCGCCTTCGCGGCTGTGCGGATCGCAGCACGCACTTTCTTGAACGCAAGCCCTTCGTCGGCCTCGATAAGAACAACGGGGTTGTGCCCCTGACTATGAAAATTTTCTCGGGCTGCCTTGATCTGGTTTTCAATTTTCTCAAGGTCATCCGTCGTTGTTCCTCCCTGGACGTTCCATCCAAGGTGGCTAGTCTGAACCTCGATGAAATGAACCTGCTTTCCCTGGATCTTATGGGCCGCCGATGCTACCGGCAGATGCGGCATGGCCGGATTGTGTGAAGCAGGAGGCGGTTTGCCTGGGGGCGCTTTGTGACAGCCCATGAGCAAGCAGGCTGAAACCAATGCCCAACAAACGGTTCTCATACCATCAAGACGCCGGAGGCCAGTGTTTTCTTAGAGCTTGTGTACTTTGGCGAAAATAAACCCGAGGGAATCCACATTTGCATTTCGGGTGAAATAGGTTATGCGTTCGCTCACAAAGATCGACGCATCATGGGGGAAAATATCATGGGGAGGAATTTATATCAAAAAGTGTGGGACGAGCATACGGTTGGCACGCTCGCAGACGGACGTACCCAGCTCTTTATCGGCACACATTTGATCCACGAGGTCACCAGCCCGCAGGCCTTCGGCATGCTTCGTGATCTGAACCTGCCGGTGAAATACCCGCACCGGACGTTTGCCACGGTCGACCACATCGTGCCCACCGACC
The sequence above is drawn from the Akkermansiaceae bacterium genome and encodes:
- a CDS encoding mechanosensitive ion channel → MHLIAAATETPATAPSLAGSTEFTFTTFFENIRDALIKMAEDFAEFIPKILLATVLLFLGFVFAKLMAKAVTAAFAKLGVDNLLERSGVTGVLQRAGIKAAPGAFLAKLLFWVTMLFVIKIAAQEASIKDISDIVISIIAFMPNAITAALIMLVGFVVADIIKNTVFNALDAAGLEYARTLSKIIFGFIFILVLTVALAKINIQTELLNATVKIILAALGLALALALGLGLKGMAHSIVSGVYSRDIYKVGTEIEFDGENMTVSGVGPVTTKLRRADGGFVIVPNEKLITEPVRGRSAS